One part of the Nematostella vectensis chromosome 8, jaNemVect1.1, whole genome shotgun sequence genome encodes these proteins:
- the LOC125570289 gene encoding uncharacterized protein LOC125570289: MYADDTHLTYASNNVGSMESNFNQDLANVSDWLKANKLTLNKSKTEFMLVGSRQRLSTFENSPRLVLDNSLIKEVPDTKSLGVCIDQHLSWNAHITNISKKIASGIGAIKRCRPFVPLETLRYAFNAIVQPRFDYCGVIWGNCNSTLATKLQKLQNRAARILTFSSFDADAHPLIESLGWSKLVDRRRAHMATMVYKSLNGLAPDYLQSKFEHHVSHYQIRDSVNKLSVPQPRTNYLKNSFHYSGAVLWDSLPPYLRQAESLNSFKSGCGNFFL, from the coding sequence ATGTATGCTGACGATACTCATCTGACGTATGCCAGTAATAATGTGGGGAGCATGGAATCAAATTTTAATCAAGATCTCGCTAACGTCAGTGATTGGCTTAAAGCCAACAAACTGACCCTTAATAAATCTAAAACTGAATTCATGCTGGTCGGCTCGCGCCAAAGACTAAGTACCTTTGAGAACTCTCCTCGTTTAGTTCTTGATAATTCCCTAATTAAGGAAGTCCCTGATACAAAATCTCTAGGAGTCTGCATCGATCAACACCTCTCCTGGAACGCGCACATTACtaatatttccaaaaaaattgcTTCTGGAATCGGCGCAATCAAGAGATGTCGCCCATTTGTTCCACTCGAAACACTAAGGTACGCTTTTAACGCAATTGTTCAACCCCGTTTTGATTACTGCGGTGTAATATGGGGAAATTGTAATAGCACCCTTGCCACAAAACTCCAGAAGCTCCAAAACCGTGCCGCGCGAATTCTGACTTTTTCCAGTTTCGATGCCGACGCTCACCCGCTCATCGAGAGCCTAGGCTGGTCGAAGCTGGTTGATCGACGCAGGGCACATATGGCTACTATGGTGTACAAATCTCTTAACGGCCTAGCCCCGGATTACCTTCAATCTAAATTCGAACACCATGTAAGCCACTACCAAATAAGAGATTCTGTAAACAAACTCTCTGTTCCGCAACCCCGCACCAATTATCTAAAGAACAGTTTCCATTATAGTGGTGCAGTTTTGTGGGACAGCCTTCCTCCATACCTACGTCAAGCAGAATCTCTTAACAGCTTTAAGTCCGGCTGTGGgaatttctttttataa